The nucleotide sequence GATGCTGTATCAAGACCTATGCTGCTCAGATCAAAGGTGGGGAGAGCAGAAAAAAAAACCATGAGTTATTCACCTGCTTATTTTCAAGAGCAAGGAATAAATCATAATACCGAAGAATATGCAACGATTCATGAAAATGGATTTAGAAAAGTTTTGGATCATGCACTCTCGACCTTTTCGATAGATGTGGATGCAGCTTCTTATAGCAACATGCGGAGGTTTATCAATAATGGGCAGCTGCCACAAAAAGACGTAGTACGAATTGAAGAGATGATAAATTATTTCAATTATGAATATAAGAACCCAGAAGGAAAAGATCCATTCTCGATTAATACTGAATTAGCCAAAGCGCCTTGGAATGAAAAGCATCTTATAGCGCAAATAGGGCTTCAAGGAAAGAAAATTGAGTTGGATAATCTTCCAGCCTCAAACATCGTGTTTTTGCTGGATGTGTCTGGCTCAATGAGTGCTCCGAATAAATTACCATTGTTAAAGTCCTCATTCAAGCTTTTGGTGAATGAGCTTCGTCCTCAAGACAAAGTATCTATCGTAGTGTATGCTGGAGCAGCTGGTGTTGTTCTTGAACCGACCGATGGGAATGACAAGAAGAAAATCATGGATGCGTTGGATAAGCTGCAAGCTGGTGGGTCAACTGCTGGTGGAGCGGGTATCCAGCTCGCATACAAGCTAGCTAAGGAGCAATATATGGAAAGAGGAAATAACCGGGTAGTGATAGCTACTGATGGAGATTTTAATGTTGGTGCTTCCAGTAATGCCTCAATGGAGCGTATGATTGAGGAAAAGCGAAGTGAAGGAGTATTTCTGACTGTGTTGGGATTTGGAATGGGAAATTACAAAGACTCGAAAATGGAAATATTGGCAGATAAGGGAAACGGAAATTATGCTTATATCGATAACATGAAGGAGGCAAAGAAAGTGTTAGTAAATGAATTTGGCGGAACTATGTTCACCATTGCGAAAGATGTGAAGATTCAGGTGGGGTTTAACCCAGCAGTGGTTCAAGCATACCGATTGATCGGGTATGAAAACAGAATGTTGAATGATGAGGATTTCAATGATGATAAGAAAGATGCAGGAGAACTTGGAAGTGGGCACACAGTAACGGCATTGTATGAGATTATTCCGGTAGGAGTAGATAGTGAGTTTGTGAAAGACATTGACCCTCTGAAGTATCAAGCAAACGATAACAACGTGCCTGTAATTTCCAATGATTTGTTGACTGTAAAATTCCGATACAAAGAACCTGATGGAAACAAGAGTAAGTTGATCACCCAGGTTGTGGGAAATCAGATTAGAAAGTCAAGCAATAACCTGGACTGGTCTATGGCTGTAGCTGGATTTGGAATGCTCTTGCGTAATTCTGAGTATAAAGGAGACCTAAACTATTCAAATGTGCTAGCCTTAGCAAGGTCCTCCAAAGGATCAGATGAGTTTGGCTATCGAAGCGAGTTTATTGAATTGGTGGATTTAGCTAAGAGCATGAGTCCGCAGTAATGAAGATTGAATTTGATCAAGAGGCGGTTCCGAAGGGATCGCCTTTTTTCTTCATTCTAACAGTAGATAAATCAGTCTAGCTCTTTTAAAAGCACTTTCTAAGTTTAGGAATTCCCCTTCTAAAGCATGGATAGCAGTTAAAAATGTATGTGACTGGATCATCTAAGTAAATTCCGCAATTCGATACGTGCTATTGCTATAAGTATCATCCGTACATTTCTCAGTGATTTTCGGAAATATTAAGAACCAGAGAATCACTCTCAGTTTCGACCACTCATTTTCGGACTTTTGAATTATCAAACAATTTAAAACCAATACGAAAATGAAAAAGCAATTACTACTTCCGATCTTTTTTGTGGCAATTCTAGGAACTCTATCAGCACAAACTGTAATCATTAGAACCTACGTAGAAAAGACTCACATGAGCCCGAAGACAGGAACATCTATTGGATTAGAAAACCGATACGCTTGGGAATTCGGAGCATTCTTTCAGGAAGCATCTTTGATGGAATCATTCATGATGAGTGAAGAGCAGAAAGAAGCACTTCCAAGAGAATATGAGGAAGAGTTCAGTGGTATCTACTTCGCAGTGCCTATCACTGTCAGAGAAAAATTTGTTGTAAAAGCACAGGTGCGAACGGGTATGACAAATGGAGAAAACTTCGCAATCACACCATCGATCCTCGCAGACTATAAGCCTATGAAGCATGTCAGAATCGGTATGGGTGTAGGAACAAGAAGCTTCCGACCCACCTTACAAGGCTCAGTGTCTTTTTCTTTTTAATATCCTTTTCCAATCTACTCACAAGAATTTAATTATACCATTA is from Marinobacter alexandrii and encodes:
- a CDS encoding von Willebrand factor type A domain-containing protein, giving the protein MKNLIIIFLILLAFNVNAKYVNGTVYEDGGQTLAGVNVVIKGTTTGVITDINGFYSIEVPNERSVLVFSYIGFESQETRVGKRKIIDVALVSSEMELQEIVVEDAVSRPMLLRSKVGRAEKKTMSYSPAYFQEQGINHNTEEYATIHENGFRKVLDHALSTFSIDVDAASYSNMRRFINNGQLPQKDVVRIEEMINYFNYEYKNPEGKDPFSINTELAKAPWNEKHLIAQIGLQGKKIELDNLPASNIVFLLDVSGSMSAPNKLPLLKSSFKLLVNELRPQDKVSIVVYAGAAGVVLEPTDGNDKKKIMDALDKLQAGGSTAGGAGIQLAYKLAKEQYMERGNNRVVIATDGDFNVGASSNASMERMIEEKRSEGVFLTVLGFGMGNYKDSKMEILADKGNGNYAYIDNMKEAKKVLVNEFGGTMFTIAKDVKIQVGFNPAVVQAYRLIGYENRMLNDEDFNDDKKDAGELGSGHTVTALYEIIPVGVDSEFVKDIDPLKYQANDNNVPVISNDLLTVKFRYKEPDGNKSKLITQVVGNQIRKSSNNLDWSMAVAGFGMLLRNSEYKGDLNYSNVLALARSSKGSDEFGYRSEFIELVDLAKSMSPQ